One Neisseria sicca genomic region harbors:
- a CDS encoding glycosyltransferase → MNHQAQSPTVSVMIPYYNCKEYIVETIQSVLSQSHQNFEIIIVDDGSDPEHADYLREFLADKPAIRYAVQNNQGVAAARNHAARLAGGKYFLFLDSDDLILPDYIEKCVTVLENNPDCKLVYPLAEYFDAQEGLWNLPDYDGLESLLMGNRFPSSVSMHRAEDFAALGGFDENLTTHEDWDFWIRLLSNGGTVIRIPEVLFRYRKRRDGSSLINRLEQNPDLNREDWQKVYEKNRALFMQYHLGYSDCIQKISLLEQQIQSLSELNLQLREDNTNMQNQNQELQHVMAKLLQQTELSVKQTESLQQQIDMLMQLMVRSQAAEEQSKEQEKQIKLLKKQIDTLQQEKQSLEHTIHTLNENRQSFEQTIHGLNENRALLEQHIRQESQRLAKYKGLWTVKVFKPFVKTEQAISSANRYRKGFRLLVREKGSIGKAYQFLRRHYKQTHSIKSVKQLLKTVGSSPVVAQEVLGVQADPIPQTFIQRLTKHAADTLAPKVAIIAELSIPQCKKYRVIQKQEMLEELGIPCSVTSWTDSNEAKKQISLASLVIFYRVPGFDSVMDLIAECRRLNIKTLWDVDDLIFDEDVLKTSSTINSLEPAEREGVINGAKLYRQAMLACDEGIASTSGLAKAMKEAGLETVYVVENALDDETLAAAHSIEGRLKKQEDGLIRIIYGSGTKTHNIDFLEAAPALANILKENPNVRFRIIGYLELPEYFDDVQSQIERIPFCNYTEYLTYLSECDISIAPLENFVFNDAKSNIKYLEASITKVASVCSPRAAFADVIVNGENGFLADSERQWHEAFATLIQNPELRDSMAQAAYRTVTETYSPQAIGSTQLAPAIRFESAAKGKTKVLSFNVYYHPQSFGGATIVAEQLNKLLADEEAYEIYAVTTLPMKSWLPPYSVIRYEYGKVTVFGVAVPSEDAAAHENPRFDEAVKDIIELVQPDIAHIHCIQSMGVGMVDICREAGVKTLVTLHDAWWICPNQFMLDENEVFREQWNTEDERSKTIARSLSKIDMLLAPSKYFAELHERTLGRNVLVNKNGVTRPLGQISKRKKDIIRFGYVGGKTKIKGVHLILDAFRKHRFPNTELVVVDNMLNVGARSFFDSDFDGVERFRIEPAYSQDTIDHFFSEIDVLLFPTQWKESFGLTVREAVLRDVWVIATDAGGVSEDIIDGENGTVIPFDSGVEELSRAIAEVCERYQAMDDGAVIELPKSHIRTFAEQKDELAGLYQEILSNRAD, encoded by the coding sequence ATGAATCATCAAGCCCAGTCCCCCACCGTCTCCGTGATGATCCCTTACTACAACTGTAAGGAATACATTGTAGAAACCATCCAGTCCGTCCTTAGCCAAAGCCATCAGAATTTTGAAATCATCATTGTTGACGACGGCTCCGACCCGGAACACGCCGATTATTTGAGGGAGTTTCTGGCGGACAAGCCCGCCATACGTTACGCCGTACAAAACAATCAAGGCGTTGCCGCCGCCCGAAACCATGCGGCGCGGCTGGCGGGGGGCAAATACTTCCTGTTTCTCGATTCAGACGACCTCATCCTGCCGGATTACATCGAAAAATGCGTTACGGTTTTGGAAAACAATCCCGACTGTAAGTTGGTGTATCCGTTGGCGGAATATTTCGATGCGCAAGAAGGCTTATGGAATCTGCCGGATTATGACGGTTTGGAAAGCCTGTTGATGGGCAACCGTTTCCCTTCATCCGTCTCCATGCACCGCGCTGAAGATTTTGCCGCCTTGGGTGGATTTGATGAAAACCTGACGACACATGAAGACTGGGATTTCTGGATACGCCTCTTAAGCAACGGCGGAACCGTTATCCGTATTCCGGAAGTGTTGTTCCGCTACCGCAAACGCCGTGACGGGTCATCGCTGATCAACCGCTTGGAGCAAAATCCTGATTTAAACCGCGAAGACTGGCAAAAAGTCTACGAAAAAAACCGCGCGCTGTTTATGCAATATCATTTGGGATATTCCGACTGTATTCAAAAAATATCCTTACTAGAACAACAAATCCAATCTTTATCCGAGCTAAACCTTCAATTGCGAGAAGACAATACCAATATGCAAAATCAAAACCAAGAATTGCAGCATGTCATGGCAAAACTGCTGCAACAAACCGAACTGTCTGTCAAGCAGACCGAGTCTCTGCAACAGCAAATCGACATGTTGATGCAGTTGATGGTGCGCAGCCAGGCAGCAGAAGAGCAATCAAAAGAACAAGAAAAACAAATCAAACTGCTGAAAAAACAAATCGATACCTTGCAGCAGGAAAAACAGTCGCTCGAACACACCATTCATACCTTGAACGAAAACAGACAATCGTTCGAGCAAACCATACACGGACTCAATGAAAACCGTGCTTTATTGGAACAGCACATCCGTCAGGAAAGCCAACGGTTGGCGAAATACAAAGGCTTGTGGACGGTTAAGGTATTCAAGCCGTTCGTTAAAACCGAACAGGCCATCAGCTCTGCCAACCGCTACCGTAAAGGCTTCCGTCTTTTGGTGCGCGAGAAGGGCAGTATCGGCAAGGCATATCAGTTTTTACGCCGCCATTACAAGCAGACCCATTCGATTAAAAGCGTGAAACAGCTTTTAAAAACAGTTGGTTCTTCGCCCGTTGTTGCACAGGAAGTGCTCGGCGTTCAGGCAGACCCAATTCCGCAAACGTTTATTCAGCGGCTGACCAAACATGCTGCCGACACGCTTGCGCCTAAAGTTGCCATCATTGCCGAACTCAGTATTCCACAATGCAAAAAATACCGCGTCATCCAAAAGCAGGAAATGCTTGAGGAGCTGGGCATTCCTTGTTCTGTTACCTCGTGGACGGACAGCAATGAGGCTAAGAAACAGATTTCTTTGGCAAGTTTGGTGATTTTCTACCGTGTTCCCGGTTTTGACAGCGTGATGGATTTGATTGCGGAATGCCGTCGTCTGAATATCAAAACATTATGGGATGTCGATGATTTGATTTTTGACGAAGATGTCCTGAAAACCAGCAGCACCATCAATTCGCTTGAACCGGCCGAAAGAGAGGGCGTGATCAACGGCGCAAAACTTTACCGTCAAGCCATGTTGGCGTGCGACGAAGGCATCGCTTCGACTTCCGGGCTGGCAAAAGCCATGAAGGAAGCAGGTTTGGAAACCGTTTATGTGGTTGAAAACGCGTTGGATGATGAAACGCTGGCAGCGGCGCACAGCATCGAGGGTCGTCTGAAAAAACAAGAAGACGGCTTGATTCGGATTATTTACGGTTCGGGCACCAAAACACACAACATCGACTTTTTGGAAGCCGCTCCCGCGCTTGCCAACATATTGAAAGAAAATCCGAATGTCAGGTTTAGAATCATCGGCTATTTGGAGCTGCCCGAATATTTCGACGATGTACAAAGCCAAATCGAGCGCATCCCATTTTGCAACTACACGGAATACCTGACTTATTTGTCCGAATGCGACATCAGCATCGCGCCTTTGGAAAACTTCGTTTTCAACGATGCCAAGAGTAACATTAAATATCTTGAAGCATCGATTACCAAAGTGGCATCCGTATGTTCGCCAAGGGCGGCTTTTGCCGATGTGATTGTCAACGGCGAAAACGGCTTTCTGGCAGACAGCGAACGGCAATGGCATGAAGCGTTCGCTACCCTGATTCAAAATCCCGAACTGCGCGACAGTATGGCGCAGGCGGCATACCGTACGGTTACGGAAACGTACAGCCCGCAAGCCATCGGCAGCACGCAGCTTGCACCCGCCATCCGTTTTGAATCTGCCGCAAAAGGGAAAACCAAAGTCTTATCGTTTAATGTTTACTATCATCCGCAATCGTTTGGCGGGGCGACAATTGTTGCCGAGCAACTGAACAAACTGCTTGCCGATGAAGAAGCCTATGAAATATATGCGGTAACGACTTTGCCGATGAAGAGCTGGCTGCCGCCGTACAGCGTCATCCGTTACGAATACGGCAAAGTGACCGTTTTCGGCGTTGCCGTTCCTTCAGAAGATGCAGCCGCCCACGAAAACCCGCGTTTTGATGAAGCCGTCAAAGACATCATCGAACTCGTACAGCCTGACATCGCCCATATCCACTGCATTCAAAGCATGGGCGTCGGTATGGTCGATATTTGTCGGGAAGCTGGTGTCAAAACCCTTGTTACCCTGCATGACGCATGGTGGATTTGTCCGAACCAGTTCATGCTCGACGAAAATGAAGTCTTCCGCGAGCAATGGAATACCGAAGACGAACGGAGCAAAACCATAGCCCGCTCTTTGTCAAAAATCGATATGTTGCTTGCGCCCAGCAAATATTTTGCCGAGCTGCATGAAAGAACTTTGGGTAGGAACGTCCTCGTCAACAAAAACGGCGTTACCCGCCCCTTGGGTCAAATATCCAAACGGAAAAAAGACATTATCCGCTTCGGTTATGTCGGCGGAAAAACCAAAATTAAAGGCGTTCATCTGATTTTGGACGCCTTCAGGAAACACCGTTTCCCCAATACCGAACTGGTTGTCGTGGACAATATGCTCAATGTCGGAGCACGTTCGTTTTTTGACAGCGATTTCGACGGTGTGGAACGCTTCCGCATCGAACCTGCTTACAGCCAAGATACCATCGACCATTTTTTCTCGGAAATCGATGTTTTGCTGTTCCCGACCCAATGGAAAGAAAGTTTCGGCTTGACGGTCAGGGAAGCAGTGTTGCGTGATGTTTGGGTAATCGCCACGGATGCTGGCGGTGTGTCCGAAGACATTATCGACGGCGAAAACGGCACGGTCATTCCGTTTGACAGCGGCGTGGAAGAATTGAGCCGCGCCATTGCCGAAGTTTGCGAACGCTATCAAGCGATGGACGATGGCGCAGTCATTGAATTGCCGAAAAGCCATATTCGGACTTTTGCGGAACAAAAAGACGAATTGGCAGGCCTATATCAAGAAATACTGTCGAACCGAGCAGATTGA
- the msbA gene encoding lipid A export permease/ATP-binding protein MsbA, translating into MIEKLTFGLFTQEDSRSFMRLMAYIRPYKVRIIFALIAIFGVAATESYLAAFIAPLVNQGFAPPSAPPELNTAGGIVATLQNWKDQFTYLIWGTPNKVWVVPIFFIFLVIIRGISRYVSTYLLTWVSVMAISHLRRDMFAKMLQLSSKFHQETPSGTVLMNMVQMAESSISNASNVFIVLTRDTMIVIGLVCVLLYLNWQLSLIVALMFPLLSLLSRYYRNRLKDIIASAQQSIGTLNNVVNEVHQGHRVVKLFGGQKKASERFAEVNDTIVRLGKKITQASAARSPFSELIASFALAVVIFIALWQSQQGYTTIGEFMAFIVAMLQMLGPIKNLANISIPMQTMFIASDAVCQFLDTEPEQDKGTKHLKNVSGRLKFENVDVRYHEDGKKALDGFNLNIRQGERVALVGRSGSGKSTVVNLLPRFVEPSSGAVYLDDVNIEDIKLDNLRSQFALVSQDVFLFDDTLLENVRYSRPDATEEEVLAALKAANLKDLVESSPYGLNQPIGANGNQLSGGQRQRVAIARAILKDAPILLLDEATSALDNESERLVQQALERLMENRTSIIVAHRLTTVEQADRIIVMDEGHIVEQGTHSELMAQNGYYSMLRNMPKQAAG; encoded by the coding sequence ATGATAGAAAAACTGACCTTCGGCCTGTTTACCCAAGAAGATTCGCGCAGCTTCATGCGCTTGATGGCTTACATCCGTCCTTATAAAGTCCGCATCATTTTTGCGTTAATTGCTATCTTTGGCGTCGCCGCCACCGAAAGCTATCTTGCCGCCTTTATTGCCCCCTTGGTCAACCAAGGCTTCGCTCCGCCTTCCGCTCCGCCCGAACTCAATACCGCAGGCGGCATCGTCGCCACGCTGCAAAACTGGAAAGACCAATTTACCTACCTGATTTGGGGTACGCCTAACAAAGTCTGGGTTGTACCGATATTTTTTATCTTTTTGGTCATTATTCGAGGCATCAGCCGCTATGTCAGCACATATCTGCTGACTTGGGTTTCCGTCATGGCAATCAGCCATCTGCGCCGCGATATGTTTGCCAAAATGCTGCAACTCTCTTCCAAATTCCATCAGGAAACCCCGTCCGGCACAGTTTTAATGAACATGGTGCAAATGGCGGAATCATCCATCAGCAATGCCAGCAATGTTTTTATCGTACTGACCCGCGACACCATGATTGTCATCGGTTTGGTCTGCGTCCTGCTGTATTTGAACTGGCAGCTCAGCCTGATTGTCGCCCTGATGTTCCCGTTGCTGTCTTTACTGTCCCGCTATTACCGCAACCGTCTGAAAGATATCATTGCCAGTGCGCAGCAAAGTATCGGTACGCTCAATAACGTCGTTAACGAAGTCCACCAAGGACACCGCGTGGTCAAGCTCTTCGGCGGTCAGAAGAAAGCGTCCGAACGCTTTGCCGAAGTCAATGACACCATCGTCCGTCTCGGTAAAAAAATCACACAAGCCAGCGCGGCGCGTTCTCCGTTCAGCGAGTTGATTGCATCGTTTGCTTTGGCGGTCGTCATCTTTATCGCCCTTTGGCAGAGTCAGCAAGGCTATACCACCATCGGCGAATTTATGGCGTTTATCGTTGCCATGTTGCAAATGCTCGGTCCGATCAAAAACTTGGCGAACATCAGCATCCCCATGCAGACCATGTTTATCGCTTCGGATGCGGTTTGTCAGTTCCTTGATACCGAGCCTGAACAAGACAAGGGCACCAAACATCTGAAAAACGTTTCAGGTCGTCTGAAATTCGAAAACGTCGATGTCCGCTACCACGAAGACGGTAAAAAAGCCTTGGACGGCTTCAATCTCAACATCCGCCAAGGTGAACGTGTTGCACTGGTCGGACGCTCAGGCAGCGGCAAATCCACCGTCGTCAACCTGCTTCCGCGTTTTGTCGAGCCAAGTTCCGGCGCGGTTTATTTAGATGATGTGAATATCGAAGACATCAAACTCGACAACCTGCGTTCCCAATTCGCCCTTGTTTCCCAAGATGTTTTCCTGTTTGACGACACTCTTTTGGAAAACGTCCGTTACAGCCGTCCCGATGCCACTGAAGAAGAAGTATTGGCAGCCCTCAAAGCCGCGAATTTGAAAGACTTGGTTGAAAGTTCGCCATACGGCTTGAACCAACCGATAGGCGCAAACGGCAATCAGCTCTCCGGCGGTCAGCGTCAACGCGTCGCCATTGCACGCGCCATTTTGAAAGATGCCCCCATCCTGCTTTTGGACGAAGCCACCAGCGCGCTGGACAACGAATCCGAACGCCTCGTCCAACAAGCCCTCGAGCGCCTGATGGAAAACCGCACCAGCATCATCGTCGCCCACCGCCTGACCACCGTCGAACAAGCCGACCGCATCATCGTTATGGATGAAGGCCATATTGTCGAACAAGGCACACACAGCGAGCTGATGGCTCAAAACGGCTATTACTCCATGTTGCGCAATATGCCGAAGCAGGCAGCAGGTTGA
- the fabD gene encoding ACP S-malonyltransferase gives MSFAFFFPGQGSQSLNMMDGFAGQSVVKNTFDEASAVLGQDLWAMINGTDADLIGQTVNTQPIMLAAGVAVYRAYLEAGGKTPAVVAGHSLGEYTALVAAGALDFADAVKLVRLRAELMQSAVPQGVGAMAAILGLEDEQVKAICAEAAQGEVVEAVNFNSPGQVVIAGNAAAVERAMNAAKEAGAKRALPLPVSVPSHCSLMKPAAEKLAEALKTVEIRQPQIRVIHNADVAAYDDAEKIKDALVRQLYSPVRWTETVNALVAEGITESAECGPGKVLAGLAKRINKEAVCSALTNSEQVAAFIEAH, from the coding sequence ATGTCTTTTGCATTTTTCTTCCCCGGTCAGGGTTCGCAAAGCCTCAATATGATGGACGGTTTCGCAGGACAATCAGTCGTAAAAAACACCTTCGACGAAGCTTCTGCCGTCTTGGGTCAAGATTTGTGGGCGATGATTAACGGTACGGACGCCGACCTCATCGGGCAGACCGTGAATACGCAGCCCATTATGCTGGCTGCCGGTGTTGCCGTTTACCGTGCCTATCTTGAAGCGGGCGGCAAAACGCCAGCCGTCGTTGCCGGCCACAGCCTCGGCGAATACACCGCACTTGTTGCTGCCGGTGCATTGGATTTTGCGGATGCAGTCAAACTCGTCCGACTGCGCGCCGAACTGATGCAGTCTGCCGTACCGCAAGGCGTAGGTGCGATGGCGGCGATCCTCGGCTTGGAAGATGAACAGGTTAAAGCCATTTGTGCAGAAGCCGCGCAAGGCGAAGTGGTCGAAGCCGTCAACTTCAATTCACCCGGACAAGTCGTGATTGCGGGCAATGCCGCCGCTGTCGAGCGCGCCATGAATGCAGCCAAAGAAGCGGGAGCCAAACGCGCACTGCCGCTGCCTGTATCCGTTCCTTCGCATTGCAGCCTGATGAAGCCTGCTGCGGAAAAACTTGCCGAAGCGCTCAAAACCGTCGAAATCAGACAGCCGCAAATCCGCGTCATCCATAATGCCGATGTTGCCGCTTACGACGATGCAGAGAAAATCAAAGATGCACTTGTCCGCCAGCTTTACAGTCCTGTACGCTGGACGGAAACCGTCAACGCGCTCGTTGCAGAAGGTATTACCGAATCCGCCGAATGCGGACCGGGCAAAGTGTTGGCAGGTTTGGCAAAACGCATCAACAAAGAAGCCGTGTGCAGCGCTTTGACCAATTCCGAACAAGTCGCGGCCTTTATCGAAGCACATTAA
- a CDS encoding DUF1294 domain-containing protein, producing the protein MNHNKHYGTIAHWFGEMSRGSIICDESSQRIFANRQSLHPDYQEPETGHRVSFQIETENNRAVARDVERVNPGYKNNDSAVITLTDWDWSKNGGYGMDVSNEGQPVFVLGQFLADQTRTPRAGDRLEGTLRRHPNGQWLLVNAVIRSTPESEPEPESMHAAHAQKAQGQTVHFFRPEHGPKVEVKIEQPLVAETRYPAPKSAQRNLLPPNQVMSGTITTWDDAKGYGFIRFGDESQNIFFHISAYHYNTCRPQTGQRVSFYCNRPIEGNRQQAVKVVRLGDEAFLFDELPPDYNRLNIDMQALLINSVIAVVFLTVVAVLSNKLFFIYVLISIAAFILYQQDKQTAMESARKIRRKNEYQNRIPENKLHAFSLLGGWPGALVARAAFRHKTKKVPFVQIFWLTVAINVAITYALLIHYADNPLTNFLKN; encoded by the coding sequence ATGAACCATAATAAACATTACGGGACAATCGCCCATTGGTTCGGGGAAATGAGCCGCGGCTCCATTATTTGCGACGAGTCTTCGCAACGCATCTTTGCCAACCGCCAATCCCTCCACCCCGATTATCAAGAACCTGAAACCGGACACCGTGTCAGCTTTCAAATAGAAACGGAAAACAACCGCGCCGTCGCAAGGGATGTCGAGCGCGTCAATCCGGGTTATAAAAACAATGACAGCGCGGTCATTACGCTGACCGACTGGGATTGGTCGAAGAATGGTGGTTATGGAATGGACGTTTCAAATGAAGGGCAGCCGGTGTTTGTGCTGGGACAGTTTCTTGCCGACCAAACCCGTACGCCTAGGGCGGGCGACCGCCTTGAAGGCACGCTCCGCCGCCATCCCAATGGACAATGGCTGCTGGTCAATGCCGTTATCCGCAGTACGCCTGAGTCCGAACCCGAGCCTGAATCGATGCACGCTGCGCACGCCCAAAAAGCGCAAGGTCAAACCGTACACTTTTTCCGTCCGGAGCACGGTCCTAAAGTTGAAGTCAAAATTGAGCAGCCGTTGGTTGCCGAAACCCGCTATCCCGCTCCGAAATCCGCCCAAAGGAATCTGCTGCCGCCCAATCAGGTCATGAGCGGTACGATTACCACATGGGACGATGCCAAAGGCTACGGCTTTATCCGTTTCGGTGACGAATCCCAAAATATTTTCTTCCATATCAGCGCGTACCATTACAATACCTGCCGTCCGCAAACAGGGCAGCGCGTCAGTTTCTACTGCAACCGCCCGATAGAAGGCAACCGCCAACAAGCTGTCAAGGTTGTCCGGTTGGGCGACGAAGCATTCCTGTTTGACGAATTGCCACCCGACTACAACAGGCTCAATATCGATATGCAGGCACTCCTGATCAATAGCGTCATCGCCGTCGTTTTCCTGACCGTTGTCGCCGTACTTTCCAATAAACTGTTTTTCATTTACGTCCTTATCAGTATCGCCGCCTTCATCCTCTATCAACAGGACAAGCAGACGGCGATGGAGTCCGCGCGCAAAATCAGACGTAAAAACGAATACCAAAACCGTATCCCAGAAAACAAACTGCACGCATTCAGCCTGCTGGGCGGTTGGCCCGGCGCATTGGTTGCGCGCGCCGCGTTCCGCCACAAAACCAAGAAAGTTCCTTTTGTTCAGATTTTCTGGCTGACAGTGGCAATAAATGTTGCCATTACCTATGCCCTGCTGATACATTACGCCGATAATCCTCTGACGAATTTTCTGAAAAACTAA
- a CDS encoding beta-ketoacyl-ACP synthase III, with product MQYAKILGTGSYLPANRVSNDDLAKKVDTSDEWITTRTGIKFRHIADEAEKTSDLAAEASRRALVAAGVAADEIDLIIVATATPDMQFPSTATIVQQKLGIENGCPAFDVQAVCAGFMYALSTANAYIKSGMAKKALVIGAETFSRIVDWNDRTTCVLFGDGAGAVVLGASDEAGIIHSKLKADGNYLDLLNVPGQIANGQVCGSPYVKMDGPGVFKFAVKMLAKIADEVISEAGYTPDEIDWLVPHQANKRIIDSTAKHLGLDMEKVILTVQEHGNTSAASIPLALDVGIQNGQIKRGQNLLLEGIGGGFAWGAVLVKY from the coding sequence ATGCAATACGCCAAAATTTTAGGTACCGGCAGCTATCTTCCCGCCAACCGCGTCAGCAACGATGATTTGGCGAAAAAAGTCGATACGTCCGATGAGTGGATTACGACCCGTACCGGCATCAAGTTCCGCCATATTGCAGACGAAGCCGAAAAAACCAGCGACCTTGCCGCCGAAGCATCGCGCCGTGCGCTGGTTGCTGCCGGTGTCGCTGCCGATGAAATCGATTTGATTATCGTGGCGACCGCCACCCCCGATATGCAGTTCCCGTCCACTGCGACCATCGTTCAACAAAAGCTCGGTATAGAAAACGGCTGTCCCGCATTTGACGTACAAGCGGTCTGCGCGGGCTTTATGTACGCCTTGTCCACCGCCAATGCCTACATCAAAAGCGGCATGGCGAAAAAGGCTTTGGTCATCGGCGCGGAAACGTTCAGCCGCATCGTGGATTGGAACGACCGCACGACCTGCGTTTTGTTCGGCGACGGCGCAGGCGCAGTAGTGTTGGGCGCGTCCGACGAAGCGGGCATCATCCACAGCAAACTCAAAGCCGACGGCAACTACCTCGACCTGCTCAACGTACCCGGTCAAATCGCCAACGGGCAAGTTTGCGGCTCGCCCTACGTCAAAATGGACGGGCCGGGCGTGTTTAAATTCGCGGTCAAAATGCTCGCAAAAATCGCCGACGAAGTCATCAGCGAAGCAGGTTATACCCCCGATGAAATCGACTGGCTCGTGCCGCACCAAGCCAATAAACGCATCATCGACTCCACCGCCAAACACTTGGGTCTGGACATGGAAAAAGTCATCCTGACCGTACAGGAACACGGCAACACATCCGCCGCTTCCATCCCGCTCGCGCTGGACGTCGGCATTCAAAACGGTCAAATCAAGCGCGGACAAAACCTGCTGCTCGAAGGCATAGGCGGCGGCTTCGCTTGGGGCGCGGTGCTGGTGAAATACTGA
- a CDS encoding 16S rRNA (uracil(1498)-N(3))-methyltransferase, with amino-acid sequence MSRFYLPDDLYAGQVVELPDNVVRHLNVLRVRCGEEVVLFNGNGKAYPARLDVLEKRRACAEVLREEEADNESPLKITLVQSVSSGERMDFTLQKSVELGVVAIQPVISERCVVRLSGERADKRVARWQEIVVSACEQSGRNIVPEVRPLLPYREALKQMSSETTKLLMSLNRAQSLRTVKPFSDDLIFMVGPEGGWTDEEERMAFEAGFQSVTLGKRVLRTETASLAAIAAMQTLWGDFV; translated from the coding sequence ATGTCCAGATTTTATCTGCCTGATGATTTATATGCGGGGCAAGTCGTTGAACTGCCTGATAATGTTGTGCGTCATTTGAATGTTTTGCGCGTGCGCTGCGGGGAGGAGGTCGTTTTGTTTAACGGCAATGGCAAGGCGTATCCCGCGCGTTTGGATGTTTTGGAGAAACGCCGTGCCTGCGCGGAAGTGTTGCGCGAGGAGGAGGCGGACAATGAGTCGCCACTGAAAATCACGCTGGTGCAGTCGGTATCGAGTGGCGAACGTATGGATTTTACTTTGCAGAAAAGCGTGGAGCTGGGCGTGGTGGCTATTCAGCCGGTAATCAGCGAACGCTGCGTCGTGCGCCTGAGCGGCGAGCGGGCGGACAAACGGGTGGCGCGTTGGCAGGAAATTGTGGTGTCTGCCTGCGAACAAAGCGGCAGGAATATTGTGCCGGAGGTACGCCCGCTGCTGCCTTACCGCGAGGCTTTGAAACAGATGTCGTCTGAAACAACCAAGCTGTTGATGAGTTTGAACCGCGCCCAAAGTTTGCGTACCGTCAAGCCGTTTTCAGACGACCTGATTTTTATGGTCGGGCCGGAAGGCGGCTGGACGGACGAGGAGGAGAGAATGGCGTTTGAGGCGGGATTTCAGTCGGTAACGCTGGGCAAACGGGTGTTGCGGACGGAAACCGCTTCGCTTGCAGCGATTGCGGCGATGCAGACGCTTTGGGGGGATTTTGTGTAA
- a CDS encoding inositol monophosphatase family protein, with amino-acid sequence MLHRLQKVVRHIAQTEVMPRFLNTPSHRKEDGSMLSEADLAAQTAFAAALPLLIDSPMLGEEMSVQEQTTLWKLHAHTDGLWVVDPIDGTNNFVNGLPHFAVSVAFVKNGRAELGIIYNPVSGECFYAERGKGAYLNGTPLPLRTVDKKLSEAIAGVEIKYLRSGKLTSRMSTLAPFGTIRSMGSSTLDWCYLASGRYDVYVHGGQKLWDYAAGALIFEEAGGNLSTLEGDDFWSGEHVFKRSVIAALQPALFERWEKWIRENQ; translated from the coding sequence GTGTTACACCGATTGCAAAAAGTCGTCCGGCACATCGCGCAAACCGAAGTCATGCCGCGCTTCCTGAATACCCCGTCGCACCGCAAAGAAGACGGCTCCATGCTCAGCGAAGCCGACCTCGCCGCCCAAACCGCCTTCGCCGCTGCCCTGCCCTTGTTGATCGACAGCCCTATGCTCGGCGAAGAAATGAGCGTGCAGGAACAAACCACCCTCTGGAAACTGCACGCGCATACCGACGGACTCTGGGTCGTCGATCCCATAGACGGCACCAACAACTTCGTCAACGGACTGCCCCATTTCGCCGTTTCCGTCGCCTTCGTCAAAAACGGCCGCGCCGAGCTCGGCATCATCTACAACCCCGTCAGCGGCGAATGCTTCTACGCCGAACGCGGCAAAGGCGCATACCTCAACGGCACACCACTGCCCCTGCGCACCGTCGATAAAAAACTCAGCGAAGCCATCGCAGGCGTCGAAATCAAATACCTGCGCTCCGGCAAACTCACCAGCCGCATGAGCACGCTCGCCCCCTTCGGCACCATCCGCAGCATGGGCAGCAGCACGCTCGACTGGTGCTACCTCGCCAGCGGACGCTACGACGTTTACGTCCACGGCGGGCAAAAACTGTGGGACTACGCCGCCGGCGCGCTGATTTTCGAAGAAGCAGGCGGCAACCTGTCCACTTTGGAAGGCGACGACTTTTGGAGCGGCGAACACGTTTTCAAACGTTCCGTCATCGCCGCCCTGCAACCCGCCCTGTTCGAGCGTTGGGAAAAATGGATACGGGAGAATCAATAA
- a CDS encoding DUF705 domain-containing protein, whose product MNRPSVIFIDVDDTLVRSVGSTRIPMPEVIRQVRSLHENGHMLYLWSSGGADYARRSAEELGISECFQAFLPKPNAYIDDQAVHEWRFCTHFLPTNSGQIDG is encoded by the coding sequence ATGAACAGACCTTCCGTTATTTTCATTGATGTGGACGACACCCTTGTCAGAAGCGTAGGCAGTACGCGCATTCCCATGCCCGAAGTCATCCGCCAAGTCCGCAGCCTGCATGAAAACGGACATATGCTTTACCTCTGGAGCAGCGGAGGAGCCGACTACGCCCGTCGCAGCGCAGAAGAATTGGGCATATCGGAATGTTTCCAAGCATTTTTACCCAAACCTAACGCCTATATCGATGATCAAGCGGTACACGAATGGCGGTTCTGCACCCACTTCCTTCCTACCAACAGCGGGCAAATCGACGGATAG